In Rhizobium sp. ZPR4, a genomic segment contains:
- a CDS encoding lysophospholipid acyltransferase family protein, with translation MEFKELSYANERDTRIKRWFIRSIEGLSGRDRYARLYDIWRTDIVGKSERVFGKMLDLIDVRLLIKGEWPPNQIPEAPIVIVANHPYGIGDGIAVLALAEQLGRPFKVLINNELLKVPEMLDYSLPVSFEETKEAMAINMKTRHEAVRLLKEGTTIIVFPAGGVATAKKGFGRAEDLPWKIFPAKLIQAARASVIPIYFEGQNGRLFHLASRISMTLRISLLIREFRRLSGSTITAHVGALRSWEALSEGSDRKDLLTKLYGAVFSMAPPRRMLRRKAS, from the coding sequence TTGGAATTCAAAGAATTATCCTACGCCAATGAGCGGGATACGCGCATCAAGCGCTGGTTCATCCGCTCCATCGAAGGCCTTTCCGGCCGAGACCGTTATGCCCGGCTCTACGATATCTGGCGCACCGATATTGTCGGCAAGAGCGAGCGGGTTTTCGGCAAGATGCTTGACCTCATCGATGTGCGCCTACTCATCAAGGGTGAGTGGCCGCCGAACCAGATCCCCGAGGCGCCGATCGTTATCGTCGCCAATCATCCCTATGGTATCGGCGACGGGATCGCGGTGCTGGCGCTTGCCGAGCAATTGGGACGTCCGTTCAAGGTCCTGATCAACAATGAATTGTTGAAAGTGCCCGAGATGCTCGATTATTCGCTGCCGGTTTCTTTCGAGGAAACCAAGGAAGCGATGGCGATCAACATGAAGACCCGGCATGAGGCCGTTCGCCTGCTTAAGGAAGGCACGACCATCATCGTCTTTCCCGCCGGCGGCGTCGCAACCGCCAAAAAGGGTTTCGGACGCGCCGAGGATCTTCCTTGGAAGATATTTCCGGCAAAACTCATTCAGGCGGCACGCGCAAGCGTCATTCCCATCTATTTCGAAGGACAGAACGGTCGGTTGTTCCATCTGGCCAGCCGTATCTCGATGACCCTGCGCATTTCGCTGCTGATCCGGGAGTTCCGACGCCTGTCGGGCAGTACCATTACCGCCCATGTCGGCGCTCTGAGAAGCTGGGAAGCACTCAGCGAAGGCAGCGACCGCAAGGATCTGCTGACGAAGCTTTATGGCGCGGTCTTTTCGATGGCGCCGCCGAGAAGGATGCTGCGACGCAAGGCCAGCTAA
- a CDS encoding DUF1697 domain-containing protein: protein MAVYIALLHSIVLGPGCRVVMADLKAMAESLGFRNARTLVATGNLVFEAEPQPIASIEIQLEAGFAAAFGKHVDIIARDADTWLRLADGNPFLDGIGSEVIVRVMRRPLEPEVLDRLAKYRRDERMAVVGGDLWIDFGLKASETKMLPALTTKRLGVGTMRNWNTVRGIAQMISRDEKNNI from the coding sequence ATGGCGGTTTATATCGCGCTGCTCCACAGCATCGTTCTCGGCCCAGGCTGCAGGGTTGTTATGGCCGATCTCAAGGCGATGGCGGAGAGTTTGGGCTTTCGCAATGCCCGTACACTCGTTGCGACCGGCAATCTTGTTTTTGAAGCCGAGCCACAGCCGATTGCGTCGATCGAGATACAGCTCGAAGCGGGTTTTGCGGCAGCTTTCGGCAAGCATGTCGATATCATCGCCCGCGATGCCGATACATGGCTAAGACTTGCCGACGGCAATCCCTTTCTCGACGGGATCGGCAGCGAGGTCATCGTCCGGGTGATGCGGCGGCCGCTCGAGCCCGAAGTGCTGGATAGGCTTGCGAAATACCGCCGGGACGAGCGCATGGCCGTTGTCGGCGGCGATCTCTGGATCGACTTCGGTCTCAAGGCCAGCGAGACAAAAATGCTGCCGGCCCTGACAACGAAGAGGCTTGGCGTCGGAACGATGCGAAACTGGAACACGGTGCGCGGAATCGCTCAAATGATTAGCCGCGACGAAAAAAACAATATTTAA
- the yidD gene encoding membrane protein insertion efficiency factor YidD: protein MCQFCLMQDDDEDEGGAAPPRSARRHASPSGDKLVKSRNYSGPFRKTPDRLFGMGLIRLYQLTLSGFIGNSCRHIPTCSEYGYEAVARHGLWAGGWMTLFRVARCGPGGTSGLDPVPGELERRYHWWTPWRYFRLGQKAA, encoded by the coding sequence ATGTGCCAATTCTGTCTTATGCAGGACGACGATGAAGATGAGGGTGGTGCCGCTCCTCCGAGGTCCGCACGACGTCATGCGTCACCATCCGGCGACAAGCTGGTCAAATCGCGCAATTATTCCGGCCCCTTTCGCAAAACTCCGGACCGGCTCTTCGGCATGGGCCTCATTCGCCTCTATCAACTGACGCTTTCCGGATTCATCGGTAATTCCTGCCGCCATATCCCGACCTGCTCGGAATATGGCTATGAAGCGGTTGCCCGCCACGGGCTTTGGGCTGGCGGCTGGATGACGCTCTTCCGCGTCGCGCGCTGCGGGCCAGGTGGTACGAGCGGGCTCGATCCGGTGCCCGGCGAGCTGGAGCGCCGTTATCACTGGTGGACGCCCTGGCGCTATTTTCGTCTCGGGCAAAAGGCTGCCTGA
- the thrS gene encoding threonine--tRNA ligase, giving the protein MSQSVSLTFPDDSVRSFAAGTTGRDVAESISKSLAKKAVAIAIDGTVRDLSDPVTDGKIEIITRSDDRALELIRHDTAHVLAEAVQELWPGTQVTIGPVIENGFYYDFAKNEPFTPDDLPVIEKRMREIIQRNKPFTKEIWSREKAKDVFASKGERYKVELVDAIPEGQDLKIYYQGDWFDLCRGPHMASTGQIGNAFKLMKVAGAYWRGDSNNPMLTRIYGTAFAEQADLDNYLHILAEAEKRDHRRLGREMDLFHFQEEGPGVVFWHGKGWRMFQTLVSYMRRRLQGDYQEVNAPQVLDKSLWETSGHWGWYRDNMFKVTVAGDDTDDDRVFALKPMNCPGHIQIFKHGLKSYRELPIRLAEFGAVHRYEPSGALHGLMRVRGFTQDDAHIFCTDEQMAAECLKINDLILSVYEDFGFKEIVVKLSTRPEKRVGSDELWDRAESVMMDVLKTIEAQSEGRIKTGILPGEGAFYGPKFEYTLKDAIGREWQCGTTQVDFNLPERFGAFYIDQHSEKTQPVMIHRAICGSMERFLGILIENFAGHMPLWVSPLQVVVATITSEADAYGEEVAEALRDAGLDVETDFRNEKINYKIREHSVTKVPVIIVCGKKEAEERSVNIRRLGSQSQTSMSLDEAIASLALEATPPDVLRKREARRVKAA; this is encoded by the coding sequence ATGTCCCAATCCGTTTCCCTGACATTTCCCGACGATTCCGTGCGCAGCTTCGCTGCCGGCACGACCGGTCGCGATGTCGCCGAATCCATTTCCAAGTCGCTGGCCAAGAAGGCTGTCGCCATTGCTATCGACGGCACCGTGCGCGACCTTTCCGATCCGGTGACCGACGGCAAGATCGAGATCATTACCCGCTCGGACGACCGGGCGCTGGAACTGATCCGCCACGACACCGCGCACGTTCTCGCCGAAGCCGTGCAGGAGCTTTGGCCGGGAACGCAGGTGACGATCGGCCCGGTCATCGAAAACGGCTTCTATTACGACTTCGCCAAGAACGAGCCCTTCACGCCCGATGATCTTCCGGTCATCGAGAAGCGGATGCGCGAGATCATTCAGCGCAACAAGCCGTTCACCAAGGAAATCTGGTCACGCGAGAAGGCGAAGGACGTCTTTGCCTCCAAGGGCGAGCGCTACAAGGTGGAGCTGGTCGACGCGATCCCCGAAGGTCAGGATCTGAAGATCTATTACCAGGGTGACTGGTTCGACCTCTGCCGTGGTCCGCACATGGCTTCGACCGGCCAGATCGGCAATGCCTTCAAGCTGATGAAGGTTGCCGGTGCCTATTGGCGTGGCGACAGCAACAATCCGATGCTGACCCGCATCTACGGCACGGCGTTTGCCGAGCAGGCGGATCTGGATAACTATCTGCACATTCTTGCCGAAGCCGAAAAGCGCGATCATCGCCGTCTCGGCCGCGAAATGGACCTGTTCCATTTCCAGGAAGAAGGCCCCGGCGTCGTCTTCTGGCACGGCAAGGGCTGGCGGATGTTCCAGACGCTGGTGTCCTATATGCGCCGGCGGCTGCAGGGCGACTATCAGGAAGTCAACGCGCCGCAGGTGCTCGACAAGTCGCTTTGGGAGACTTCTGGTCACTGGGGCTGGTACCGCGACAACATGTTCAAGGTGACGGTCGCCGGTGACGACACCGATGACGATCGCGTCTTCGCACTGAAGCCGATGAACTGCCCGGGCCATATCCAGATCTTCAAGCATGGCTTGAAGTCTTACCGCGAACTGCCGATCCGCCTTGCGGAATTCGGTGCGGTCCATCGCTACGAACCTTCGGGCGCGCTGCATGGCCTGATGCGCGTGCGCGGCTTCACGCAGGACGATGCGCACATCTTCTGCACCGACGAGCAGATGGCCGCCGAATGCCTGAAGATCAACGATCTCATCCTGTCTGTCTATGAGGACTTCGGATTCAAGGAGATCGTCGTCAAGCTCTCGACCCGCCCGGAAAAGCGCGTTGGTTCGGACGAGCTCTGGGATCGCGCCGAAAGCGTGATGATGGACGTGCTGAAGACGATCGAGGCGCAGTCCGAAGGGCGTATCAAGACCGGCATCCTGCCGGGCGAGGGCGCGTTCTACGGGCCGAAGTTCGAATATACGCTGAAGGATGCCATCGGCCGTGAATGGCAGTGCGGCACGACGCAGGTCGACTTCAACTTGCCGGAGCGCTTTGGCGCCTTCTACATCGATCAGCACTCCGAAAAGACGCAGCCGGTGATGATCCATCGCGCCATCTGCGGTTCGATGGAGCGCTTCCTTGGCATCCTGATCGAGAACTTCGCCGGCCATATGCCGCTGTGGGTCTCGCCGTTGCAGGTGGTCGTGGCAACCATTACCTCGGAAGCCGACGCCTACGGCGAAGAAGTTGCCGAAGCCCTGCGCGATGCCGGCCTCGATGTCGAGACCGACTTCCGCAACGAGAAGATCAACTACAAGATCCGCGAGCATTCGGTGACGAAGGTTCCGGTGATCATCGTCTGCGGCAAGAAGGAAGCCGAAGAGCGTTCGGTCAACATCCGCCGCCTCGGCAGCCAGTCGCAGACGTCGATGTCACTCGACGAGGCGATCGCATCGCTTGCTCTCGAGGCAACGCCGCCGGATGTTCTGCGCAAGCGGGAAGCAAGACGCGTCAAGGCCGCTTGA
- a CDS encoding nitroreductase, translating to MKTDIKLVDYLAVRRSIPAFQMSEPGPDKAEIEEILRLASRVPDHGKLAPWRFIVYRGEERARIGEELLKLALEAKPDLSEEMIQVERTRFTRAPVVVAVVSKAAPHFKIPEWEQLMSAGALCMNLLIAANAHGWVSNWLTEWFAFDERAYPLLGVQPGEKVAGFIHIGSTSFPPVERPRPELAETVTWVGGEDA from the coding sequence ATGAAAACCGATATCAAGCTGGTCGACTATCTCGCGGTGCGCCGATCGATTCCCGCGTTCCAAATGTCGGAGCCGGGACCGGACAAGGCTGAGATCGAGGAGATTCTCCGATTGGCATCGCGCGTGCCGGACCACGGCAAGCTCGCGCCCTGGCGCTTCATCGTCTATCGCGGCGAGGAGCGTGCCCGTATCGGTGAAGAGCTGCTGAAGCTCGCGCTGGAAGCAAAGCCTGATCTGTCGGAGGAAATGATCCAGGTCGAGCGGACCCGCTTCACCCGCGCGCCCGTCGTCGTCGCAGTCGTCAGCAAGGCGGCGCCGCATTTCAAGATTCCGGAGTGGGAGCAGCTGATGTCGGCCGGCGCGCTTTGCATGAATCTGCTGATTGCGGCCAATGCCCATGGCTGGGTCTCCAACTGGCTGACCGAATGGTTCGCCTTCGACGAGCGTGCCTATCCGCTGCTCGGCGTGCAGCCGGGCGAGAAGGTTGCCGGCTTCATCCATATCGGCTCGACGAGCTTCCCGCCGGTCGAACGCCCACGCCCGGAACTTGCCGAAACGGTAACCTGGGTCGGCGGCGAGGACGCGTGA